A region from the Polyangiaceae bacterium genome encodes:
- a CDS encoding tetratricopeptide repeat protein, with product MRRYFTEQDPTFWVALTPAIVVSALLFVRSPLSNYIFDEQEALLANPYVNGEGLGWLDAFRRDFWGLPPDRSIGSYRPLPDLIWRALWQLSHASWLHHWVNVLLHGVNAAIVAGITLAVTRRRGVAWLSGAAFLTAAVLTEAVTGVVGIADVLGGLGVLLAVAALRTRMWVMPFAVFGALTIGFFSKESVLVALPLVAWCALVFAPLMFRERPHRVWRTLLALVASVAALVFYTYFRRHFFPVTLPPEFAEPLPQSAPLAKRAMHDFLRWFQQPRLPHDAMNNPLVDADFPHRVAGALRVYFRGVMQVLFPLRLSGDYSFPQEPAPSRVVFPESVLGGLLLLGPPLLGIGLWIRALVVERRERRGGTTDFSQKVSSAALLAVGLVWLPVAYFPHSNIPVLLPTVRAERFWYLPVIGSAWILAIAFGKLLEGRRFPRAAVFVVALFFGFQGIRARMHALDYSDDLAFWRATRDAVPNSAKAHLNYSVMVGAHLGDLPKRLAINGRAIELAPKWPMAHIYYGDTLCRMNKPDQAWPHYARGFDLAPNDPNLISLALQCLWDHHAIERHRDALLKLAGEHPGSWIAYLGTEIVYRGKEHGGVEKKYRPRGYDEGPKD from the coding sequence GTGCGTCGCTACTTCACGGAGCAGGATCCCACGTTCTGGGTCGCGCTCACGCCGGCGATCGTGGTCTCCGCGCTGCTGTTCGTACGCAGCCCGCTCTCCAACTACATCTTCGACGAGCAAGAGGCACTGCTCGCGAACCCTTACGTGAATGGCGAAGGCCTGGGCTGGCTGGACGCCTTCCGTCGCGACTTCTGGGGACTGCCGCCGGATCGCAGCATCGGCTCCTACCGGCCGCTGCCGGACCTGATCTGGCGTGCCCTGTGGCAGCTGAGCCATGCGTCCTGGTTGCACCACTGGGTGAACGTGCTGCTGCACGGGGTGAACGCCGCCATCGTTGCGGGGATCACCTTGGCCGTCACCCGCCGCCGTGGTGTCGCCTGGCTCTCCGGCGCGGCGTTCCTCACCGCGGCGGTGCTCACGGAGGCGGTCACCGGCGTGGTGGGCATCGCGGACGTGCTCGGCGGCTTGGGCGTGCTGCTCGCCGTCGCCGCGCTCCGAACCCGGATGTGGGTGATGCCCTTCGCCGTGTTCGGTGCCCTGACCATCGGCTTTTTCAGCAAGGAGAGCGTCCTGGTCGCGCTGCCCTTGGTCGCCTGGTGCGCCCTGGTGTTCGCGCCGCTCATGTTCCGGGAGCGACCGCATCGCGTCTGGCGCACGCTGCTCGCGCTGGTGGCCTCCGTGGCCGCGCTGGTGTTCTACACCTACTTCCGGCGCCACTTCTTTCCGGTCACGTTGCCCCCGGAATTCGCCGAGCCGTTGCCCCAGAGCGCGCCCCTCGCCAAACGCGCGATGCACGACTTCTTGCGCTGGTTCCAGCAGCCGCGACTGCCTCACGACGCCATGAACAACCCGCTGGTGGACGCCGACTTTCCCCACCGAGTGGCGGGGGCGTTGCGCGTCTACTTCCGCGGCGTGATGCAGGTGCTGTTCCCCTTGCGGCTCTCCGGTGACTACTCCTTCCCTCAGGAACCAGCGCCCAGTCGCGTGGTCTTTCCCGAGAGCGTGCTCGGCGGGTTGCTGCTTTTGGGGCCGCCGCTGCTCGGTATCGGGCTCTGGATCCGCGCGCTGGTCGTCGAGCGGCGGGAACGCCGAGGCGGCACCACGGACTTCTCCCAAAAGGTCAGCAGCGCGGCCCTCCTGGCGGTGGGCCTCGTGTGGCTGCCGGTGGCCTATTTCCCACACTCCAACATCCCCGTGCTGTTGCCCACCGTGCGGGCGGAGCGCTTTTGGTACCTGCCCGTGATCGGCAGCGCCTGGATCCTGGCCATCGCGTTCGGCAAGCTGCTCGAAGGGCGGCGCTTTCCCCGCGCGGCGGTGTTCGTGGTCGCGCTCTTCTTCGGCTTCCAGGGGATCCGCGCCCGTATGCACGCGCTCGACTACTCCGACGACCTCGCCTTCTGGCGCGCCACGCGCGACGCCGTGCCGAACAGCGCCAAGGCCCATTTGAACTACTCCGTGATGGTGGGCGCGCACCTCGGGGATCTGCCCAAGCGCCTGGCCATCAATGGTCGCGCCATCGAGCTCGCCCCCAAGTGGCCCATGGCGCACATCTACTACGGCGACACGTTGTGCCGGATGAACAAGCCGGACCAAGCGTGGCCCCACTATGCGCGCGGCTTCGACCTGGCTCCCAACGATCCCAATCTCATCTCACTGGCGCTGCAGTGCTTGTGGGACCACCACGCCATCGAACGTCACCGGGACGCGCTCCTGAAGCTCGCCGGCGAGCACCCCGGCAGCTGGATCGCGTATCTGGGAACCGAGATCGTGTACCGCGGCAAGGAGCACGGCGGCGTCGAGAAGAAGTACCGCCCGCGGGGCTACGACGAAGGTCCGAAGGACTGA